The following are from one region of the Coriobacteriia bacterium genome:
- the uvrC gene encoding excinuclease ABC subunit UvrC gives MTSPTIRQQVESVPDTPGVYLWKDDAGAVLYVGKAKSLRKRMRQYTSGQDEREKIPLMMEQVASYDYVVTTNEVESLILEKNLIRQFNPPYNVDYRDDKSYPFIALTLDDPYPAIKFTREKHKPGTRYFGPYTDSRAARETIDTVRRVVPICRATCAEWKRVTSKGGAPIGRACFDHHVGLGPGPCVGAVSHEEYAANVERVVRFLAGKHDDLEVELERLMGNAASHLDYEAAARHRNRLQAVRSLRERQTVVSSRPLDMDVIGFFREETVAGVHVFVVRHGRVLYGNEFVLDKGLDVPMTELVAGFLLRYYSEVTDIPRELVLPELPEAADAVAEWLSETRGARVRLTVPQRGEKHDLLALGERNAQHTLMRFKVRTRYDEERLNAALLQLESALALPAPPLRIEAYDVSTLHGTHSVASMVVFANGRSDSKSYRRFKVRLDTGEANDVAMMSEVLKRRFAPERMADGRFGSRPGLVIVDGGKPQLSAASAALASLGLSDIPLVGLAKREEEVFVTWAGEPVVLPSGSPSLFLVKRIRDEAHRFAIEYHRSLRGKAMTASVLDDVEGVGPKRKKALLRYFGSVKKLREATVDEIAAVPGVPRDVAEEIFAVVQQGAPTPRQTAEPPAGSGA, from the coding sequence ATGACCTCGCCCACCATCCGACAGCAGGTCGAGAGCGTCCCCGACACCCCGGGCGTCTACCTGTGGAAGGACGATGCGGGCGCGGTGCTGTACGTGGGCAAGGCGAAGTCCCTGCGCAAACGCATGCGCCAGTACACGAGCGGCCAAGACGAGCGCGAGAAGATCCCGCTCATGATGGAGCAGGTGGCCAGCTACGACTACGTGGTGACGACGAACGAAGTCGAATCACTCATCCTCGAGAAGAACCTGATTCGCCAGTTCAATCCGCCGTACAACGTCGATTATCGAGACGACAAGAGCTACCCGTTCATCGCGCTCACGCTGGACGATCCGTACCCGGCCATCAAGTTCACGCGCGAGAAGCACAAACCGGGCACGCGCTACTTCGGCCCCTACACCGACTCGCGCGCTGCTCGCGAGACGATAGACACGGTGCGCCGGGTGGTCCCCATCTGCCGGGCTACCTGCGCCGAGTGGAAGCGGGTCACGTCTAAGGGTGGCGCTCCCATCGGGCGTGCCTGCTTCGACCACCACGTCGGACTGGGCCCAGGCCCCTGCGTCGGCGCCGTCTCGCACGAGGAGTACGCGGCCAACGTCGAGCGCGTGGTGCGATTTCTCGCCGGGAAACATGACGACCTTGAGGTGGAGCTGGAGCGGTTGATGGGCAATGCCGCGTCCCACCTCGATTACGAGGCCGCCGCGCGCCATCGCAACCGGCTTCAAGCCGTGCGTTCTTTGCGCGAACGGCAGACGGTCGTGAGCTCCCGGCCCCTCGATATGGATGTCATCGGGTTCTTTCGGGAGGAGACCGTGGCCGGCGTACACGTCTTCGTCGTGCGTCACGGGCGAGTCTTGTACGGCAACGAGTTCGTGCTCGACAAGGGGCTCGATGTGCCGATGACAGAGCTCGTCGCCGGCTTCCTGCTCCGCTACTACAGCGAAGTCACCGACATCCCGCGCGAGCTGGTGCTTCCCGAGTTACCCGAGGCGGCAGATGCGGTCGCGGAGTGGCTGTCGGAGACCCGCGGCGCACGGGTTCGGCTCACGGTCCCCCAGCGTGGCGAGAAGCACGACCTCCTCGCATTGGGCGAGCGCAACGCACAGCACACGCTCATGCGATTCAAGGTCCGCACGCGCTACGACGAGGAGCGTCTCAACGCCGCATTGCTGCAGCTGGAAAGCGCGCTGGCGCTTCCGGCGCCGCCTTTGAGAATCGAGGCGTACGACGTCTCGACGTTGCACGGGACTCATTCGGTCGCCTCGATGGTCGTCTTCGCCAACGGGCGTTCTGACTCGAAGAGCTATCGCCGCTTCAAGGTGCGGCTGGACACGGGCGAGGCCAACGACGTCGCCATGATGTCTGAGGTCTTGAAGCGGCGGTTCGCACCCGAGCGGATGGCTGACGGGCGCTTCGGCAGTCGGCCCGGTCTGGTGATCGTCGACGGAGGCAAGCCGCAACTGAGCGCCGCATCGGCGGCGCTGGCGTCACTCGGCCTGAGCGACATCCCGCTTGTGGGGCTCGCCAAGCGCGAGGAGGAGGTCTTCGTGACGTGGGCGGGGGAACCTGTCGTGCTCCCGTCCGGCTCGCCGTCACTGTTTCTCGTGAAGCGCATCCGCGACGAGGCTCACCGCTTCGCCATCGAGTACCACCGCTCGCTGCGCGGCAAGGCGATGACGGCAAGCGTGCTCGACGACGTTGAAGGTGTAGGTCCGAAGCGCAAGAAGGCGCTGCTGCGATATTTCGGTAGCGTCAAGAAGCTGCGCGAGGCCACGGTGGATGAGATCGCGGCGGTCCCCGGCGTGCCGCGTGACGTCGCCGAGGAGATCTTCGCGGTGGTGCAACAGGGGGCACCGACGCCGCGTCAGACGGCAGAGCCGCCCGCTGGAAGCGGCGCGTGA
- a CDS encoding MFS transporter, with amino-acid sequence MERRRFITIFLVVFMNVFGFGMILPLLPYYAAEFNAANWTIGMLASSYALASIISSPLLGRLSDRYGRRPLMLVSIVGTIAGFVVIGAANALWMLFLGRILDGLTAGNITVAQSYIADITDDKSRARGLGITGAAFGLGFIVGPSAGGLLSAWGYGTAAFVAAGVSVLNLILVAVWLPESLSEERKAVLAAQPRGGVTLSRLLVALRRPRFGPALVLRAVFWFAFAIFQTTFSLWARDSLGASARTTGLILGYVGVLSLLVQLVVIGPLTKRFAEGSIVVVSLAVAAVSLMIWGFTPTVALVFVSLTPLGIAVALQNTTASSLLSKSVKPWEIGGAFGLSNSLTSVGSVVAPLLGTTLLTFSGWAPGLTAGLIALALVPYAYAMFMRDGPTADVATARPATTGR; translated from the coding sequence GTGGAGCGCCGCAGGTTCATCACGATATTCCTCGTCGTGTTCATGAATGTGTTCGGCTTCGGGATGATCTTGCCCCTGTTGCCGTACTATGCGGCCGAGTTCAACGCGGCCAACTGGACCATCGGCATGCTGGCGTCGTCGTACGCTCTGGCGAGCATCATCAGCAGCCCGCTGCTGGGCCGACTCTCCGACCGCTATGGCCGTCGTCCGCTCATGCTCGTGAGTATCGTGGGCACGATCGCGGGCTTTGTGGTCATCGGCGCCGCCAACGCGCTGTGGATGCTGTTTCTGGGGCGCATACTCGACGGCCTGACCGCGGGAAACATCACGGTGGCCCAGTCCTACATCGCCGACATCACTGACGACAAGAGCCGCGCCCGTGGTCTTGGGATCACCGGTGCAGCGTTCGGACTCGGATTCATCGTGGGACCTTCGGCGGGCGGGCTGCTGTCCGCGTGGGGCTACGGAACGGCTGCGTTCGTCGCTGCCGGGGTGTCTGTGCTCAACCTGATACTTGTTGCGGTGTGGCTGCCCGAGTCCCTCTCAGAGGAGCGCAAGGCGGTCTTGGCTGCTCAGCCCCGCGGTGGCGTGACGCTGTCAAGGCTCCTCGTTGCGCTCCGGCGTCCGCGGTTCGGTCCGGCACTCGTACTGCGCGCCGTGTTCTGGTTCGCGTTCGCCATCTTTCAGACCACCTTCTCGCTGTGGGCGCGGGACTCACTGGGTGCCTCTGCGCGCACGACAGGCCTGATACTCGGATACGTGGGCGTGCTTTCCTTGCTCGTCCAGCTGGTTGTCATCGGACCCCTGACCAAGCGGTTCGCTGAGGGCTCGATCGTCGTCGTGAGCTTGGCGGTCGCTGCAGTGTCACTGATGATCTGGGGCTTCACGCCCACGGTGGCGCTGGTGTTCGTGTCCCTCACGCCGCTGGGCATCGCGGTCGCCCTACAGAACACCACGGCATCGAGTCTGCTCTCGAAGTCGGTCAAGCCATGGGAGATCGGCGGGGCATTCGGTCTGTCCAACAGCCTCACCAGCGTGGGCAGCGTCGTGGCGCCGCTGCTGGGCACGACCTTGCTCACCTTCTCGGGATGGGCGCCCGGCCTTACTGCCGGCCTTATCGCCTTGGCGCTCGTGCCCTACGCGTACGCGATGTTCATGCGGGATGGGCCGACGGCTGACGTGGCGACAGCCCGTCCCGCGACCACCGGCCGGTAG
- the uvrA gene encoding excinuclease ABC subunit UvrA: MSLDRISIRGAREHNLKGFDLDIPRDKLVVITGLSGSGKSSLAFDTIYAEGQRRYVESLSAYARQFLGQMNKPDVDHIEGLSPAVSIDQKTTSKNPRSTVGTVTEIYDYLRLLFARIGIPHCPVCGRPIERQTADQIVDRILELPAATKFMVLAPVVKGRKGEYGKLLDDLKREGFTRVRVDREIRGLDEEIHLDKKFKHDIDVVIDRLVIKDDMRTRLADSVETALRLAEGTVVVALVDGDETAYSQALACPVHGISMDELAPRDFSFNGPYGACPDCNGLGSRLEADPQLVVPDGSRTLEEGAIKFFFSGMQNYYPALVRAAVKHLGSDMDTPWKDLPRDVQDGLLNGLGDARIKVEYVTRDGRETHWYSRYEGALNAVMRRYEETESDASRDKLEEYMAVIPCKTCGGARLKPSILAVTVGGLNIHDVTIMAAQDSLAFFEALELSARDEQIARRVVKEVVERLRFLVDVGLDYLTLERGTASLSGGEAQRIRLATQIGAGLMGVLYILDEPSIGLHQRDNARLIATMERLRELGNTVIVVEHDEETIRAADFVIDMGPGAGEHGGEIVCVGPPAAILACGESLTAAYLSGRREISVPAERRRPGRGAVRLTGATEHNLKDIDVEIEIGALTVVTGVSGSGKSSLIADTLAPALANRVYRTRKRTGAHRAITGLEAVDKVIDIDQSPIGRTPRSNPATYTGVWDDVRALFASTPEAKLRGYSQGRFSFNVAGGRCDACKGDGQIKIEMHFLPDVYVPCEVCKGARYNRETLQVTYRGKTVTDILDMTVEEALHFFENIPPIRRKLQTLYDVGLGYIRMGQAATTLSGGEAQRVKLASELQKRSTGRTFYILDEPTTGLHFDDVRQLLIVLQRLVDGGNTVLVIEHNLDIIKCADRIIDLGPEGGHRGGEIVVVGTPEQVAAHPASHTGRFLAPVLAGRGATAAPELGEGHGISGEKLAGVSKSPGGRPKKTG, from the coding sequence GTGTCACTCGACCGCATCTCGATTCGTGGAGCTCGTGAACACAACCTCAAGGGCTTCGATCTCGACATTCCGCGCGACAAGCTTGTCGTCATCACCGGACTCTCCGGCTCCGGCAAGTCATCGCTGGCTTTTGACACCATCTACGCGGAAGGGCAACGACGCTACGTGGAGTCGCTCTCCGCGTACGCCCGCCAGTTCCTCGGGCAGATGAACAAGCCGGATGTCGACCACATCGAAGGGCTCTCGCCTGCGGTCTCGATCGACCAGAAGACCACGAGCAAGAACCCGCGCTCAACCGTGGGCACGGTGACCGAGATATACGACTACCTTCGCCTGCTGTTCGCGCGGATCGGGATTCCGCACTGTCCGGTATGCGGCAGGCCCATCGAGCGGCAGACGGCCGACCAGATCGTCGACCGCATCCTCGAGCTGCCCGCGGCCACCAAGTTCATGGTGCTTGCGCCCGTCGTCAAGGGCCGCAAGGGCGAGTACGGCAAACTGCTGGATGACCTGAAGCGCGAGGGCTTCACGCGGGTGCGCGTGGACCGTGAGATTCGCGGACTTGACGAGGAGATCCACCTCGACAAGAAGTTCAAGCACGACATCGATGTGGTCATCGACCGGCTGGTCATCAAGGACGACATGCGCACGCGGCTGGCCGATAGCGTCGAGACGGCGCTCAGGCTCGCCGAGGGAACGGTCGTCGTGGCGCTCGTCGATGGGGACGAGACCGCGTACTCCCAGGCGTTGGCCTGTCCGGTACACGGCATCTCGATGGATGAGCTCGCGCCGCGTGACTTCTCCTTCAACGGCCCCTATGGCGCCTGTCCGGACTGCAACGGTCTGGGCAGTCGGCTCGAGGCCGATCCGCAGCTGGTTGTCCCCGACGGGTCTCGCACGCTCGAAGAGGGCGCCATCAAGTTCTTCTTCAGCGGGATGCAGAACTACTATCCTGCGCTGGTTCGCGCCGCGGTCAAGCACCTCGGTTCGGACATGGACACGCCATGGAAGGACCTGCCTCGCGATGTGCAAGACGGGCTGCTGAACGGATTGGGCGACGCGCGCATCAAGGTCGAGTACGTCACGCGCGACGGGCGGGAGACGCACTGGTACTCCCGGTACGAAGGCGCCTTGAACGCGGTGATGCGCCGCTACGAGGAGACCGAGTCCGACGCAAGCCGGGACAAGCTCGAGGAGTACATGGCGGTGATTCCCTGCAAGACGTGCGGGGGCGCACGACTCAAGCCATCGATCCTGGCCGTCACCGTGGGCGGGCTCAACATCCACGACGTCACGATCATGGCTGCTCAGGACTCGCTTGCCTTCTTCGAAGCACTCGAACTGTCGGCACGCGACGAACAGATCGCCCGGCGGGTGGTCAAGGAGGTCGTCGAGCGGCTGCGGTTTCTCGTGGACGTGGGCCTCGACTATCTGACACTCGAACGTGGCACCGCATCGCTGTCCGGGGGCGAGGCGCAGCGCATCCGGCTTGCCACGCAGATCGGCGCGGGCCTCATGGGCGTGCTCTACATCCTCGACGAGCCGTCTATCGGTCTACACCAGCGCGACAACGCACGTCTCATCGCGACGATGGAGCGCCTGCGCGAGTTGGGCAACACGGTCATCGTCGTCGAGCACGACGAGGAGACCATCAGGGCAGCGGATTTCGTCATTGACATGGGGCCGGGGGCCGGAGAGCACGGCGGCGAGATCGTGTGCGTCGGTCCTCCGGCTGCGATTCTGGCGTGCGGTGAGTCATTGACCGCGGCGTACCTCTCCGGGCGGCGAGAGATCTCCGTTCCGGCCGAGCGGCGGCGGCCGGGTCGCGGAGCGGTACGCCTCACCGGTGCGACCGAGCACAACCTGAAGGACATCGACGTCGAGATCGAGATCGGCGCGCTCACGGTTGTCACCGGTGTGAGCGGTTCGGGGAAGTCGTCACTGATAGCCGACACGCTTGCCCCGGCGCTGGCCAACCGTGTCTACCGCACCCGCAAGCGTACCGGTGCGCATCGCGCTATCACGGGCCTCGAAGCTGTCGACAAGGTGATCGACATCGATCAGAGCCCCATCGGTCGTACGCCGCGCTCGAACCCCGCCACGTACACCGGCGTCTGGGATGACGTCCGAGCGCTCTTCGCCTCGACACCCGAGGCCAAGCTGCGCGGTTACTCGCAGGGGCGCTTCAGCTTCAACGTGGCCGGTGGTCGCTGTGACGCGTGCAAAGGCGACGGTCAGATCAAGATCGAGATGCACTTCCTCCCCGACGTCTACGTGCCCTGCGAGGTCTGCAAGGGCGCGCGCTACAACCGGGAGACCCTTCAGGTCACGTATCGCGGCAAGACGGTCACCGACATTCTCGATATGACCGTCGAGGAGGCGCTGCACTTCTTCGAGAACATCCCGCCCATCAGGCGCAAGCTGCAGACGCTCTACGACGTCGGACTGGGCTACATCCGTATGGGCCAGGCTGCCACGACCCTGTCCGGCGGGGAGGCGCAGCGCGTCAAGCTTGCAAGCGAGCTCCAGAAGCGATCGACGGGGCGCACGTTCTACATCCTCGACGAGCCCACGACCGGTCTTCACTTCGATGACGTGAGGCAGCTGCTCATCGTGTTGCAGCGTCTTGTCGACGGGGGCAACACCGTGCTCGTGATCGAGCACAACCTCGACATCATCAAGTGCGCTGACCGCATCATCGACCTTGGCCCCGAGGGGGGGCATCGCGGCGGAGAGATCGTCGTGGTGGGAACGCCCGAGCAGGTCGCCGCCCACCCGGCCAGTCACACCGGCAGGTTCTTGGCGCCGGTACTGGCGGGCAGGGGAGCGACGGCGGCTCCGGAGTTGGGCGAGGGCCACGGAATCAGCGGCGAGAAGCTGGCCGGGGTTTCAAAGAGCCCCGGTGGTCGCCCGAAGAAGACCGGCTAG
- the amt gene encoding ammonium transporter, whose protein sequence is MEMQVALDTVWVLIAGMLVFFMNLGFALVESGFARAKNTVNIISKNFVVFAVSTIAFFVIGYGLMYGDGNPFMGLQGLFALGGADNSPATGDAYQGVYSALSWTGVPLMAKFFFQLVFAGTAATIVSGAVAERIKYSSFIVFSFILVAFVYPIVGHWIWGGGWLASLGFWDFAGSTVVHSVGAWAALAGVIVLGPRIGKYSKDGKVNALPGHNMTSAMTGALILWFGWFGFNPGSTMAAAPDAISHIIVTTTLAAAAGALAATAVAWIVLGKPDIGMTINGALAGLVGITAGCAFVGTVSSLIIGAIAGGMVVYGVLMFDKFKLDDPVGALAVHGLGGIFGTLAVGLFAQDGITGASTGNGLFFGGGLELLGAQAIGVLAVGAFVFAISLAVWLAIRATIGVRVSEEEEREGLDIGEHGNRAYPDFVVTENVA, encoded by the coding sequence ATGGAAATGCAGGTCGCCCTAGACACCGTCTGGGTGCTCATCGCCGGAATGCTGGTGTTCTTCATGAACCTGGGATTCGCGCTCGTCGAGTCAGGTTTCGCTCGAGCGAAGAACACCGTCAACATCATCTCGAAGAACTTCGTTGTCTTCGCGGTGTCGACGATCGCGTTCTTCGTGATCGGCTACGGGCTGATGTACGGAGACGGCAACCCCTTCATGGGTCTGCAGGGGCTGTTCGCGCTGGGCGGCGCGGATAACAGTCCTGCGACCGGTGACGCCTACCAGGGCGTCTACTCAGCGCTGAGCTGGACCGGCGTGCCGCTGATGGCGAAGTTCTTCTTCCAGCTGGTGTTCGCGGGTACCGCCGCCACGATCGTCTCAGGAGCGGTGGCCGAGCGCATCAAGTACAGTTCGTTCATCGTGTTCTCGTTCATCCTCGTCGCGTTCGTCTACCCGATCGTCGGTCACTGGATCTGGGGCGGCGGCTGGCTCGCCTCGCTGGGCTTCTGGGACTTCGCCGGATCGACGGTCGTTCACTCGGTCGGCGCGTGGGCGGCCTTGGCAGGCGTCATCGTCCTGGGCCCGCGTATCGGTAAGTACTCGAAGGACGGTAAGGTCAACGCCCTCCCGGGCCATAACATGACCTCAGCGATGACCGGCGCCCTCATCCTGTGGTTCGGCTGGTTCGGCTTCAACCCGGGCTCGACGATGGCTGCGGCCCCGGACGCGATCTCGCACATCATCGTCACGACCACCCTCGCTGCCGCTGCCGGCGCCCTTGCCGCCACCGCCGTCGCCTGGATCGTGCTCGGCAAGCCGGACATCGGCATGACCATCAATGGTGCGCTCGCCGGCCTCGTGGGCATCACCGCGGGCTGCGCGTTCGTCGGAACGGTCAGCTCACTCATCATCGGCGCGATCGCCGGTGGTATGGTCGTGTATGGCGTTCTCATGTTCGACAAGTTCAAGCTCGACGACCCGGTGGGCGCGCTGGCCGTTCACGGCCTCGGCGGCATCTTCGGAACGTTGGCAGTGGGCCTGTTCGCCCAGGACGGCATCACCGGCGCCTCGACCGGCAACGGCCTGTTCTTCGGCGGCGGGCTCGAGCTGCTCGGCGCGCAGGCGATCGGTGTGCTGGCGGTCGGCGCCTTCGTCTTCGCCATCTCGCTGGCAGTCTGGCTCGCCATTCGCGCGACGATTGGTGTTCGCGTGAGCGAGGAAGAAGAACGTGAAGGTCTGGACATCGGCGAGCACGGCAACCGTGCGTATCCCGACTTCGTCGTGACGGAAAACGTCGCCTAG
- a CDS encoding P-II family nitrogen regulator, whose amino-acid sequence MKKIEAVIKPHKLDEVKEALNALGIAGMTVTDVRGYGRQKGHTEVYRGAEYTVNFVPKVKIEIVVDDDIASAAEQAILVAARTEKIGDGKIFTIDVDAAVRIRTGERGPEAL is encoded by the coding sequence GTGAAGAAGATCGAAGCGGTCATCAAGCCGCACAAGCTCGACGAGGTCAAGGAGGCACTTAACGCGCTCGGTATCGCGGGCATGACCGTCACCGACGTTCGCGGGTACGGGCGCCAGAAGGGCCACACCGAGGTGTATCGTGGCGCCGAGTACACCGTCAACTTCGTGCCGAAGGTCAAGATCGAGATCGTTGTCGATGACGACATCGCGAGCGCGGCCGAGCAGGCCATCCTCGTGGCTGCTCGCACCGAGAAGATCGGCGATGGGAAGATCTTCACGATCGACGTCGATGCGGCTGTGCGTATCCGCACCGGCGAGCGCGGACCGGAAGCGCTGTAG
- a CDS encoding HD domain-containing protein, translating into MKRFVSERDELIASAEPGNVAARQLSDLTDEAVRDLARTASSRLDTRWAVVAVGGWGSGALMPHSDLDILVMSDAPEKKIKPFVEAVLYPLWDAGLKVGHQVRSPREQLKGMRADIKSCTAGLTARVIAGNQPWAHAGLTQCTSDARRHRDRILDALRTRTRPGSPYLLEPDLKDGAGGRRDFDEMTWTAALLEGTVQHDPSALVGNGMMTPDEYRALSAAADTVAVARWLGHRFGSGDWFAFEIAESMRDDADAVNAALGTTALMLARVRARVAGNPTDPALDLAPMHPPALFDLLHQGEDALPALELAAQAGRLDPLVPGFSTLMALRRPGLGHRLTVGAHSLATAASVTSTAGDHALSASLGAIKDPRALQAAALVHDAGKVDGGAGHAVRGAPVARDAALALGLGEQAANEAAELVALHLALAETAFTEDLDDEDTVLRCAARVGRRELVAPLHLLTAADSKATGTATWSPWTAALVARLVSRIDAALSPDADGAGLMTHAVEHRDAALTAMSGALDAERAFVEAAPLRYLASREPREIARDAHLVAGLTAQAGAEQSRIAVSTGPADGTHQVTVIARDRPRLLARIAGAMALAGLDILSVDAYGGTGGVALDSFVVTSVTDRPVSTETFSSLERLLDAALKDRLELVTRLSERRRHYPPKAVGGQRVTVEQSGWDTTVTVQAPDRPGLLHDLADAVYATGLDIRWARAQTIGGMVRDTFHVVGEDGGPVDDPGVLGHLSMRLRSAL; encoded by the coding sequence ATGAAGCGGTTCGTCTCGGAGCGCGACGAGCTCATCGCCTCAGCTGAGCCGGGGAACGTCGCAGCGAGACAGCTGAGTGATTTGACCGATGAAGCCGTACGGGATCTCGCCCGTACGGCTTCATCGCGCCTCGACACCAGATGGGCCGTCGTAGCAGTCGGCGGATGGGGCTCGGGTGCCCTGATGCCCCACAGCGACCTCGACATCCTCGTCATGTCGGACGCTCCCGAGAAGAAGATCAAGCCCTTCGTCGAGGCGGTCCTCTACCCGCTGTGGGATGCCGGCCTGAAGGTGGGTCACCAGGTGCGCTCTCCCCGAGAGCAGCTCAAGGGCATGCGTGCGGATATCAAGTCCTGCACCGCCGGTCTGACTGCACGCGTCATCGCGGGGAACCAACCGTGGGCGCACGCCGGGCTCACCCAGTGCACGTCAGATGCACGCAGACACCGGGACCGGATTCTTGACGCACTCCGCACGAGAACCCGTCCCGGCTCGCCCTATCTGCTCGAGCCGGACCTGAAGGATGGCGCGGGCGGAAGGCGGGACTTCGATGAGATGACGTGGACGGCTGCGTTGCTCGAAGGCACCGTGCAGCATGATCCGAGCGCCCTCGTCGGAAACGGCATGATGACGCCCGACGAGTACCGCGCGCTGTCGGCAGCCGCCGACACGGTCGCTGTCGCGCGCTGGCTCGGCCACCGCTTTGGCTCGGGGGACTGGTTCGCTTTCGAGATCGCCGAGTCGATGCGAGACGATGCGGACGCCGTGAACGCTGCCCTGGGCACGACGGCTCTGATGCTTGCTCGGGTGCGCGCCCGCGTCGCAGGCAACCCAACCGACCCGGCGCTCGATCTGGCGCCGATGCACCCCCCTGCGCTCTTCGACCTGCTCCATCAGGGCGAAGACGCCCTGCCCGCGCTCGAGCTTGCCGCCCAAGCCGGTCGTCTCGACCCCCTCGTACCCGGCTTCTCCACACTGATGGCGCTGCGCCGCCCCGGTCTGGGGCATCGTCTGACCGTCGGGGCACATTCGCTTGCCACCGCTGCGAGCGTCACCTCGACAGCAGGCGATCACGCGCTGAGCGCCTCTCTCGGTGCGATCAAGGACCCGCGCGCGCTGCAAGCCGCAGCCCTCGTTCACGACGCGGGCAAGGTGGATGGCGGCGCGGGGCATGCGGTGCGAGGAGCTCCGGTGGCGCGCGACGCTGCCCTCGCGCTGGGACTGGGCGAACAGGCTGCCAACGAAGCCGCCGAGCTCGTGGCCCTGCATCTTGCCCTTGCTGAGACCGCGTTCACCGAGGATCTCGATGACGAGGACACCGTACTGCGCTGCGCTGCTCGCGTGGGACGCCGCGAGCTCGTGGCGCCGCTCCACCTGCTCACGGCAGCCGATTCGAAAGCCACGGGCACAGCGACCTGGTCGCCGTGGACCGCTGCTCTTGTCGCACGTCTGGTCTCGCGCATAGACGCGGCGCTCTCCCCCGACGCCGACGGTGCGGGCCTGATGACGCATGCGGTTGAGCACAGGGACGCCGCCCTGACGGCGATGTCCGGCGCTCTGGACGCTGAGCGCGCGTTCGTCGAAGCGGCCCCGCTGCGCTACCTCGCGTCCCGCGAGCCGCGGGAGATCGCACGGGACGCCCACCTTGTTGCCGGGCTCACTGCGCAAGCTGGCGCCGAGCAGTCGCGTATCGCTGTCTCTACCGGACCGGCGGACGGAACCCATCAGGTCACCGTCATCGCACGGGACCGACCTCGCCTTCTGGCGCGCATCGCGGGGGCCATGGCGCTTGCGGGGCTCGACATCCTCTCCGTCGACGCCTATGGCGGCACGGGGGGCGTCGCACTCGACTCATTCGTTGTGACGTCGGTGACCGATCGCCCCGTATCGACTGAGACGTTCTCATCGCTTGAGCGCCTCCTGGATGCCGCCTTGAAGGATCGACTTGAGCTCGTCACCCGCCTGTCCGAGAGGCGACGCCACTACCCGCCCAAGGCGGTAGGCGGGCAACGCGTGACCGTAGAGCAGAGCGGATGGGACACCACCGTGACCGTCCAGGCGCCTGACCGACCGGGTCTTCTGCACGACTTGGCCGATGCGGTGTACGCGACCGGCCTCGACATCCGGTGGGCACGAGCACAGACGATCGGTGGGATGGTGCGTGACACCTTCCACGTCGTCGGCGAGGACGGCGGACCGGTCGACGACCCAGGGGTACTGGGACACCTGTCGATGAGACTGCGCTCAGCGCTGTGA
- a CDS encoding cob(I)yrinic acid a,c-diamide adenosyltransferase, with protein MTIYTRRGDAGTTSLVDGSRVPKSSARVEAYGTVDEANSAVGLARACVTDARLDDVLHFIQQKLFNCSSSLATPASARSSHTPVITADDITALERAVDRFEEKTGPLEHFVIEAGCEASARLHLARAIIRRAERRTVVLAATEDVDEQVLAFMNRCSDALFAGARYANALAGAGDELWDPTASPPEG; from the coding sequence ATGACCATCTACACACGACGAGGTGACGCAGGCACGACTTCGCTCGTCGATGGGAGCCGGGTCCCGAAGTCCAGCGCACGCGTCGAAGCATACGGAACGGTGGACGAGGCGAACAGCGCTGTGGGACTCGCTCGCGCCTGCGTCACCGACGCCAGGCTCGACGACGTATTGCACTTCATCCAGCAGAAGCTCTTCAACTGCTCGAGCTCACTGGCCACACCCGCCAGCGCGCGCAGTTCTCACACACCGGTGATCACCGCAGACGACATCACGGCTCTCGAACGCGCGGTAGATCGCTTCGAGGAGAAGACCGGACCCCTTGAGCACTTCGTGATCGAAGCCGGGTGTGAGGCGTCAGCCCGACTGCACCTTGCCCGAGCCATCATCCGACGGGCCGAGCGGCGTACCGTGGTGCTGGCGGCCACTGAAGACGTGGACGAGCAGGTGCTGGCGTTCATGAACCGCTGCTCCGACGCACTGTTCGCCGGAGCCCGATACGCCAACGCACTGGCAGGCGCCGGTGACGAGCTATGGGACCCGACTGCGTCACCGCCGGAAGGCTAG